A single window of Chitinophagales bacterium DNA harbors:
- a CDS encoding lysophospholipid acyltransferase family protein: MKLLRYLHTFYAVLIFGIFALFAIPIYFIGFGLFGQKAASTVMGYNRFWVRTWGFLTGIRYRSVNEEYVDSEKAYVYIANHRAIADIFVVAAVVPGVFHPLMKAEGGKYPIMGYLFKQFCVMVDRKSMESRQRSLLQLKERVKRGNSILVFPEGTRNRSNEILLNPFYAGAFRIAIDLQIPVVPITFLGTRDVFPNNHFLIHPATITCVFGKPIETKGLQSKDTERLKKESFEVIEGVLLENRGVLSKPSSF, encoded by the coding sequence ATGAAATTATTGCGTTACTTACATACCTTTTACGCCGTTCTCATCTTTGGCATATTTGCCCTTTTTGCCATCCCTATTTACTTCATTGGATTTGGTTTGTTTGGCCAAAAAGCTGCATCTACGGTTATGGGCTACAATCGTTTTTGGGTGCGAACATGGGGCTTTTTAACGGGAATTCGCTACCGTTCGGTCAATGAAGAGTATGTCGATTCCGAAAAAGCTTATGTGTATATTGCCAATCATAGAGCCATTGCCGATATTTTTGTTGTAGCTGCTGTTGTACCAGGTGTTTTTCATCCATTGATGAAAGCGGAAGGAGGGAAGTATCCAATTATGGGTTATTTGTTCAAACAGTTTTGTGTGATGGTGGATAGAAAAAGTATGGAAAGTCGTCAGCGAAGCCTATTGCAGCTTAAAGAAAGGGTGAAAAGAGGTAATTCTATTTTGGTATTTCCCGAAGGAACCCGCAATAGGTCCAATGAAATTCTCCTCAATCCTTTTTATGCGGGTGCATTTCGTATCGCTATTGACCTCCAAATCCCTGTTGTTCCGATTACCTTTCTTGGTACAAGAGATGTTTTTCCCAACAATCATTTTCTCATACATCCCGCTACGATTACCTGTGTTTTTGGCAAACCGATCGAAACAAAAGGGCTGCAATCTAAAGATACTGAACGATTGAAGAAAGAGAGTTTTGAGGTAATTGAAGGGGTTTTGTTGGAGAACCGAGGAGTTCTTTCCAAACCATCAAGTTTTTGA
- a CDS encoding restriction endonuclease subunit S has product MKWGEFTIGDLFSINTYKKRFDANKVEVHQLGTYPYVVRMGSNNGQKGFINEDPKFLNEGNTISFGQDTATMFYQEKPYFTGDKIKILKPKEKRFGKKNAQFFIAAMMKSFISFSWGSSSYSVDVIKNQKVTLPILSNKKIDFDIIESLLAEIESNRINQLENYLLNNGLNDYQLTEQEKQALENFEKLDWNIFNLENLFGKSTRGRRLKSADRVTGTLPFITAGETDEGVSAFIGNDVKVFSANTITIDMFGSAKYRNFKYGGDDHIAVVHTDKLPKYASVFVTSAIHKSSYNGQFNYGRNFYAKDADALDISLPVKDGKPDYGTMETVISAIHKLVIKDVILYIEKKKKELNN; this is encoded by the coding sequence ATCAAGTGGGGTGAATTTACGATAGGAGACCTTTTTTCAATTAACACGTACAAAAAGAGATTTGATGCTAATAAGGTGGAAGTTCATCAACTTGGCACTTATCCATATGTAGTTAGAATGGGTTCAAATAATGGACAGAAAGGCTTTATCAATGAAGACCCAAAATTTTTAAATGAAGGCAATACAATATCATTTGGTCAAGATACTGCTACAATGTTTTACCAAGAAAAACCTTACTTCACAGGGGATAAAATCAAAATTTTAAAGCCAAAAGAAAAAAGGTTCGGTAAAAAGAATGCCCAATTTTTTATTGCAGCGATGATGAAATCCTTTATTTCATTTTCTTGGGGAAGCTCAAGCTATAGTGTTGATGTAATCAAAAATCAAAAAGTAACACTACCTATTTTAAGCAATAAAAAAATAGACTTTGATATTATTGAGAGTCTATTGGCAGAGATTGAAAGTAATCGAATAAACCAATTAGAAAATTACTTACTCAATAATGGGCTTAACGATTATCAACTAACTGAACAAGAGAAACAAGCATTAGAAAACTTTGAAAAACTCGATTGGAACATTTTCAATCTTGAAAACTTATTTGGTAAATCAACTCGTGGAAGACGATTAAAAAGTGCCGACAGAGTTACAGGAACTTTACCTTTTATCACGGCAGGAGAAACTGACGAAGGAGTTTCTGCATTTATTGGAAATGACGTTAAAGTTTTTTCAGCGAATACCATAACCATTGATATGTTTGGTTCAGCCAAGTATAGAAACTTCAAATATGGCGGAGACGACCATATTGCAGTCGTACATACGGACAAACTGCCAAAATACGCATCTGTTTTTGTGACTTCTGCAATTCACAAATCATCATACAACGGACAATTTAACTACGGTAGAAACTTCTACGCAAAAGACGCTGACGCATTAGATATTTCGCTTCCAGTAAAAGACGGAAAACCTGACTATGGAACTATGGAGACCGTAATTTCTGCCATTCATAAATTGGTAATTAAAGACGTGATTTTGTATATAGAGAAAAAAAAGAAAGAATTAAATAACTAA
- a CDS encoding N-6 DNA methylase — translation MAQSIEPNIADLANGWMKSYKLPYKLEQESVNAEIDKALSDYHTKAGNYGGNRPDAKLIGYDKYNNPYPVLIEYKGYKDKLVKLDKDGQVENRTSKNEPNFKNINSFAVNGAVHYANALLHHTSYTDIIAIGMTGYKDETGKIHHEIGVYYVSKSNLGAGQKIGDFTDFSFLALKNFDGFIETVKTLQLSQEELDKLKEQREREIDQSLKNLNQHIYDEEQGLDVNDRVHLVSASIIATLGIPGKVVPLEKLDLKSSSEIGYRDGDEMVKKIKSFLNHKDLPNEKKELIIRTLSNTLLAHNINKAINGESQLRRVFTKIVDDLGIYYKIGLTTDFTGKLFNQMYSWIPMPDDKKNDVVLTPPYVASLLVKLARVNKDSYVWDFATGSAGLLVAAMNEMLIDAKNTIQSPDELTKKEIQIKAEQLLGLELLSSVYMLAILNMILMGDGSSNILNTDSIKDFDGKYGFGKTNEHFPADAFILNPPYSASGNGMNFVEKALDMMNKGYAAIIIQNSSGSGKAIDYNKRILSKHSLLASIKMPVDIFIGKSSVNTNIYVFKVNEKHHKDDVVKFIDFTNDGYTRTNRKKGKNNLKDTDQAKERYQEVVDLVRFGKSKLKVFTEREYYEGHIDPNNGADWNQSAPIDLNPKFSDFKKTISDYIAYEISDLLKNQEIADESLGK, via the coding sequence ATGGCACAATCAATAGAACCGAATATTGCAGATTTAGCCAACGGATGGATGAAATCCTATAAGCTACCTTACAAATTAGAGCAGGAATCAGTTAATGCAGAAATTGATAAAGCCCTTTCCGATTATCACACTAAAGCAGGAAATTATGGCGGAAATCGCCCTGATGCAAAGTTGATTGGCTACGACAAATACAATAATCCATACCCTGTACTTATTGAGTACAAAGGTTATAAAGACAAACTTGTAAAACTTGACAAAGACGGACAAGTTGAAAACCGAACTTCTAAAAACGAACCCAATTTTAAAAACATAAACTCTTTTGCGGTAAACGGTGCTGTTCATTACGCAAATGCTTTGCTTCATCATACAAGCTATACCGATATTATCGCAATCGGAATGACAGGCTACAAAGATGAAACAGGTAAAATTCATCACGAAATTGGCGTTTATTATGTTTCAAAAAGCAATTTAGGAGCAGGACAGAAAATTGGCGACTTTACCGACTTTTCATTTTTAGCACTGAAAAATTTTGACGGTTTTATTGAGACAGTAAAAACACTTCAACTTTCACAGGAAGAACTTGACAAACTAAAAGAACAAAGAGAAAGAGAAATAGACCAAAGCTTAAAAAACCTAAACCAACATATCTATGATGAGGAACAAGGTCTTGATGTTAATGATAGAGTTCATTTGGTTTCTGCTTCCATAATTGCAACGCTTGGAATTCCAGGAAAAGTTGTACCATTAGAAAAATTAGACCTAAAATCATCATCTGAGATTGGTTATCGAGATGGTGATGAAATGGTAAAAAAAATAAAATCTTTTTTGAATCATAAGGATTTACCTAATGAAAAAAAGGAGCTCATCATACGAACACTTTCAAATACCCTTCTTGCTCATAACATTAATAAAGCTATAAATGGTGAAAGTCAACTTAGGAGAGTATTTACAAAAATAGTAGATGACTTAGGTATTTATTATAAGATAGGTCTAACAACGGATTTTACAGGAAAGTTATTCAATCAGATGTATAGTTGGATACCTATGCCAGATGATAAAAAGAATGATGTAGTCTTAACCCCACCTTATGTAGCTTCACTTTTAGTTAAATTGGCGAGAGTAAACAAAGACAGTTACGTTTGGGATTTTGCCACAGGTTCAGCGGGTTTGTTAGTTGCTGCAATGAACGAAATGCTAATTGATGCAAAAAACACCATTCAATCGCCAGATGAACTAACAAAAAAGGAAATCCAAATAAAAGCCGAACAGTTGCTTGGTTTAGAGTTGCTTTCAAGCGTCTATATGTTAGCAATTCTCAATATGATTTTAATGGGTGACGGTAGTTCTAACATTTTGAATACAGACTCAATAAAAGATTTTGACGGTAAATATGGTTTTGGCAAAACAAACGAACACTTTCCAGCGGATGCCTTTATATTAAATCCGCCTTATTCTGCTTCAGGAAACGGGATGAACTTTGTTGAGAAAGCTTTAGATATGATGAATAAAGGTTACGCTGCAATTATTATTCAAAACTCATCAGGTTCAGGAAAAGCAATTGACTACAACAAAAGAATTTTATCCAAACACTCGCTCTTGGCAAGTATAAAAATGCCAGTAGATATTTTTATCGGTAAATCCAGCGTAAATACGAACATTTATGTTTTCAAGGTCAATGAAAAACATCACAAAGATGATGTTGTAAAGTTCATTGACTTTACAAATGACGGTTACACAAGAACCAACCGAAAAAAAGGAAAAAACAACCTAAAAGATACTGACCAGGCCAAAGAACGCTATCAAGAAGTTGTTGACTTGGTTCGCTTTGGTAAAAGCAAACTCAAAGTTTTTACAGAAAGAGAATATTACGAAGGACATATTGACCCAAATAATGGAGCGGATTGGAATCAGTCGGCTCCTATTGACTTAAATCCAAAATTCAGCGACTTCAAGAAGACAATTAGTGATTACATAGCTTATGAAATATCAGATTTACTGAAAAACCAAGAAATTGCGGATGAAAGCTTGGGAAAGTAG
- a CDS encoding helix-turn-helix transcriptional regulator — translation MNRIKEILKDKGISQTWLAKQIGKSYNTINEYARNVR, via the coding sequence ATGAACCGAATAAAAGAAATTTTAAAGGACAAAGGAATTTCGCAGACTTGGCTTGCCAAACAGATAGGAAAGAGTTACAACACGATTAACGAATATGCTCGTAACGTGAGATAA